In Puntigrus tetrazona isolate hp1 chromosome 7, ASM1883169v1, whole genome shotgun sequence, the following are encoded in one genomic region:
- the myl12.1 gene encoding myosin, light chain 12, genome duplicate 1 has translation MSSKCRTKGKITKKRPQRATSNVFAMFDQSQIQEFKEAFNMIDQNRDGFIDKEDLHDMLASLGKNPTDDYLEAMMTEAPGPINFTMFLTMFGEKLNGTDPEEVIRNAFACFDEEGTGFVQEDYLRELLTTMGDRFTDEEVDELFREAPIDKKSNFNYVEFTRILKHGAKDKDD, from the exons ATGTCGAGCAAATGTCGCACCAAGGGAAAGATTACCAAGAAACGTCCTCAGCGGGCGACCTCCAATGTCTTCGCTATGTTCGATCAGTCGCAGATTCAGGAGTTTAAGGAAGCGTTCAACATGATCGACCAGAACCGTGACGGTTTTATTGACAAGGAGGATCTTCACGACATGCTGGCTTCTCTCG GGAAAAACCCGACGGATGACTATTTGGAGGCGATGATGACCGAAGCTCCCGGGCCCATAAACTTCACTATGTTTCTCACCATGTTTGGGGAGAAGCTTAACGGCACGGACCCGGAGGAAGTCATTCGTAATGCGTTTGCCTGCTTTGACGAGGAAGGGACAG GCTTCGTCCAGGAGGACTACCTGAGAGAGCTGCTGACCACCATGGGCGATCGCTTCACAGACGAAGAGGTGGACGAGCTCTTCAGAGAAGCGCCGATCGATAAAAAGAGCAACTTCAACTACGTGGAGTTCACCCGTATTCTGAAACACGGAGCCAAAGACAAAGACGATTAA
- the nsun6 gene encoding tRNA (cytosine(72)-C(5))-methyltransferase NSUN6 isoform X3, whose amino-acid sequence MSVFPQLFMNPEVREHLRGVYTNDELLSESGEEEADLLFEALLSCLSHPPLFTCLRAGTHLHLLQDIQHRLQQHLAQQDRCSSVYTHPQLPDVLLLPVHGPRSVDPLASEVIVGAQCGHAVLRGAHVFTPGILSTPKYMKAGEVVSVFSDVEGKCTRGAREFKGKKVFLGNGTSEVDRSEIFSPDGPGKGVAVRMTEPLYQSPSFDGVLTDQLFLQNLPSVVVGHVLGPRPGERVLDMCAAPGGKTTHIASLMRNQGTVVALEKIRSKMQKIVQNAQLLQLDCVRAYCCNSVRAVSSDPAQCGADGPPYPEESFDRVLLDAPCSGLGQRPNMSYSWSLKEVCSYQPLQRKLFTTAVRLLKRGGVLVYSTCTVTLAENEEQVAWALKTFPCLTLEPQVPALGSEGMPGAGLSRDQRSLLQRFRPELARRGAGVPHSPESLLQNACADTIGFFIAKFIKR is encoded by the exons ATGTCCGTTTTCCCTCAGCTTTTCATGAACCCTGAAGTGCGAGAACATCTTCGCGGTGTTTACACAAACGACGAG CTGCTGAGTGAGTCTGGTGAGGAGGAGGCTGACCTGCTGTTTGAAGCTCTCCTGTCCTGTCTGTCTCATCCTCCTCTCTTCACCTGTCTGAGAGCCGGCACACACCTGCACCTGCTTCAGGACATTCAGCACCGGCTCCAGCAGCATTTAGCACAG CAGGACAGATGTTCATCCGTGTACACTCACCCACAGCTCCCAGATGTTCTGCTGCTGCCGGTCCACGGCCCTCG GTCCGTGGATCCGCTGGCCTCTGAAGTGATCGTTGGTGCTCAGTGCGGTCATGCTGTTCTTCGAGGAGCTCATGTGTTCACGCCTGGCATCCTCAGCACGCCGAAGT ACATGAAAGCGGGCGAGGTGGTGTCGGTGTTTTCTGATGTGGAGGGGAAGTGCACGCGCGGAGCCAGAGAGTTCAAGGGAAAGAAGGTGTTTCTGGGTAACGGGACTTCTGAGGTGGACCGCTCGGAAATATTCAGCCCCGATGGACCCGGGAA GGGTGTTGCCGTTCGAATGACCGAGCCTCTCTATCAAAGCCCGTCCTTTGATGGCGTTCTTACAGATCAGCTCTTTCTACAG AACCTGCCGTCTGTGGTCGTGGGTCATGTTTTAGGACCTCGTCCGGGAGAGAGAGTCCTGGACATGTGCGCCGCTCCCGGCGGAAAGACCACACACATCGCTTCTCTCATGCGAAACCAG GGCACCGTTGTGGCCTTGGAAAAGATCAGATCCAAAATGCAGAAGATCGTTCAGAACGCACAGCTGCTGCAGTTGGACTGCGTCCGAGCGTACTGCTGTAACAGCGTGCGTGCCGTGAGCTCAGATCCCGCTCAGTGCGGCGCAG ACGGTCCCCCGTATCCCGAGGAGAGTTTTGACAGGGTATTGTTAGACGCTCCCTGCAGTGGTTTGGGTCAGAGGCCTAACATGAGCTACAGCTGGAGTCTGAAAGAAGTGTGCTCCTATCAGCCTCTGCAGAGAAAGCTCTTCACTACG GCTGTGCGTCTGTTGAAAAGAGGCGGTGTTTTGGTGTACAGCACCTGCACCGTGACGCTGGCGGAGAACGAAGAGCAGGTCGCCTGGGCTCTTAAGACCTTCCCCTGTCTAACACTAGAGCCACAG GTGCCTGCTTTAGGATCGGAGGGGATGCCGGGAGCGGGTCTGTCACGTGACCAGCGCTCACTGCTACAGAGATTTAGACCAGAGTTAGCGCGGAGAGGAGCGGGCGTCCCACATTCCCCCGAGAGCCTCCTACAAAACGCCTGCGCGGACACTATCGGCTTTTTCATTGCCAAGTTCATAAAAAGGTAG
- the nsun6 gene encoding tRNA (cytosine(72)-C(5))-methyltransferase NSUN6 isoform X1 has protein sequence MSVFPQLFMNPEVREHLRGVYTNDELLSESGEEEADLLFEALLSCLSHPPLFTCLRAGTHLHLLQDIQHRLQQHLAQQDRCSSVYTHPQLPDVLLLPVHGPRSVDPLASEVIVGAQCGHAVLRGAHVFTPGILSTPKYMKAGEVVSVFSDVEGKCTRGAREFKGKKVFLGNGTSEVDRSEIFSPDGPGKGVAVRMTEPLYQSPSFDGVLTDQLFLQNLPSVVVGHVLGPRPGERVLDMCAAPGGKTTHIASLMRNQGTVVALEKIRSKMQKIVQNAQLLQLDCVRAYCCNSVRAVSSDPAQCGADGPPYPEESFDRVLLDAPCSGLGQRPNMSYSWSLKEVCSYQPLQRKLFTTAVRLLKRGGVLVYSTCTVTLAENEEQVAWALKTFPCLTLEPQVPALGSEGMPGAGLSRDQRSLLQRFRPELARRGAGVPHSPESLLQNACADTIGFFIAKFIKRSINERLTS, from the exons ATGTCCGTTTTCCCTCAGCTTTTCATGAACCCTGAAGTGCGAGAACATCTTCGCGGTGTTTACACAAACGACGAG CTGCTGAGTGAGTCTGGTGAGGAGGAGGCTGACCTGCTGTTTGAAGCTCTCCTGTCCTGTCTGTCTCATCCTCCTCTCTTCACCTGTCTGAGAGCCGGCACACACCTGCACCTGCTTCAGGACATTCAGCACCGGCTCCAGCAGCATTTAGCACAG CAGGACAGATGTTCATCCGTGTACACTCACCCACAGCTCCCAGATGTTCTGCTGCTGCCGGTCCACGGCCCTCG GTCCGTGGATCCGCTGGCCTCTGAAGTGATCGTTGGTGCTCAGTGCGGTCATGCTGTTCTTCGAGGAGCTCATGTGTTCACGCCTGGCATCCTCAGCACGCCGAAGT ACATGAAAGCGGGCGAGGTGGTGTCGGTGTTTTCTGATGTGGAGGGGAAGTGCACGCGCGGAGCCAGAGAGTTCAAGGGAAAGAAGGTGTTTCTGGGTAACGGGACTTCTGAGGTGGACCGCTCGGAAATATTCAGCCCCGATGGACCCGGGAA GGGTGTTGCCGTTCGAATGACCGAGCCTCTCTATCAAAGCCCGTCCTTTGATGGCGTTCTTACAGATCAGCTCTTTCTACAG AACCTGCCGTCTGTGGTCGTGGGTCATGTTTTAGGACCTCGTCCGGGAGAGAGAGTCCTGGACATGTGCGCCGCTCCCGGCGGAAAGACCACACACATCGCTTCTCTCATGCGAAACCAG GGCACCGTTGTGGCCTTGGAAAAGATCAGATCCAAAATGCAGAAGATCGTTCAGAACGCACAGCTGCTGCAGTTGGACTGCGTCCGAGCGTACTGCTGTAACAGCGTGCGTGCCGTGAGCTCAGATCCCGCTCAGTGCGGCGCAG ACGGTCCCCCGTATCCCGAGGAGAGTTTTGACAGGGTATTGTTAGACGCTCCCTGCAGTGGTTTGGGTCAGAGGCCTAACATGAGCTACAGCTGGAGTCTGAAAGAAGTGTGCTCCTATCAGCCTCTGCAGAGAAAGCTCTTCACTACG GCTGTGCGTCTGTTGAAAAGAGGCGGTGTTTTGGTGTACAGCACCTGCACCGTGACGCTGGCGGAGAACGAAGAGCAGGTCGCCTGGGCTCTTAAGACCTTCCCCTGTCTAACACTAGAGCCACAG GTGCCTGCTTTAGGATCGGAGGGGATGCCGGGAGCGGGTCTGTCACGTGACCAGCGCTCACTGCTACAGAGATTTAGACCAGAGTTAGCGCGGAGAGGAGCGGGCGTCCCACATTCCCCCGAGAGCCTCCTACAAAACGCCTGCGCGGACACTATCGGCTTTTTCATTGCCAAGTTCATAAAAAG
- the nsun6 gene encoding tRNA (cytosine(72)-C(5))-methyltransferase NSUN6 isoform X5: MSVFPQLFMNPEVREHLRGVYTNDELLSESGEEEADLLFEALLSCLSHPPLFTCLRAGTHLHLLQDIQHRLQQHLAQLPDVLLLPVHGPRSVDPLASEVIVGAQCGHAVLRGAHVFTPGILSTPKYMKAGEVVSVFSDVEGKCTRGAREFKGKKVFLGNGTSEVDRSEIFSPDGPGKGVAVRMTEPLYQSPSFDGVLTDQLFLQNLPSVVVGHVLGPRPGERVLDMCAAPGGKTTHIASLMRNQGTVVALEKIRSKMQKIVQNAQLLQLDCVRAYCCNSVRAVSSDPAQCGADGPPYPEESFDRVLLDAPCSGLGQRPNMSYSWSLKEVCSYQPLQRKLFTTAVRLLKRGGVLVYSTCTVTLAENEEQVAWALKTFPCLTLEPQVPALGSEGMPGAGLSRDQRSLLQRFRPELARRGAGVPHSPESLLQNACADTIGFFIAKFIKRSINERLTS, from the exons ATGTCCGTTTTCCCTCAGCTTTTCATGAACCCTGAAGTGCGAGAACATCTTCGCGGTGTTTACACAAACGACGAG CTGCTGAGTGAGTCTGGTGAGGAGGAGGCTGACCTGCTGTTTGAAGCTCTCCTGTCCTGTCTGTCTCATCCTCCTCTCTTCACCTGTCTGAGAGCCGGCACACACCTGCACCTGCTTCAGGACATTCAGCACCGGCTCCAGCAGCATTTAGCACAG CTCCCAGATGTTCTGCTGCTGCCGGTCCACGGCCCTCG GTCCGTGGATCCGCTGGCCTCTGAAGTGATCGTTGGTGCTCAGTGCGGTCATGCTGTTCTTCGAGGAGCTCATGTGTTCACGCCTGGCATCCTCAGCACGCCGAAGT ACATGAAAGCGGGCGAGGTGGTGTCGGTGTTTTCTGATGTGGAGGGGAAGTGCACGCGCGGAGCCAGAGAGTTCAAGGGAAAGAAGGTGTTTCTGGGTAACGGGACTTCTGAGGTGGACCGCTCGGAAATATTCAGCCCCGATGGACCCGGGAA GGGTGTTGCCGTTCGAATGACCGAGCCTCTCTATCAAAGCCCGTCCTTTGATGGCGTTCTTACAGATCAGCTCTTTCTACAG AACCTGCCGTCTGTGGTCGTGGGTCATGTTTTAGGACCTCGTCCGGGAGAGAGAGTCCTGGACATGTGCGCCGCTCCCGGCGGAAAGACCACACACATCGCTTCTCTCATGCGAAACCAG GGCACCGTTGTGGCCTTGGAAAAGATCAGATCCAAAATGCAGAAGATCGTTCAGAACGCACAGCTGCTGCAGTTGGACTGCGTCCGAGCGTACTGCTGTAACAGCGTGCGTGCCGTGAGCTCAGATCCCGCTCAGTGCGGCGCAG ACGGTCCCCCGTATCCCGAGGAGAGTTTTGACAGGGTATTGTTAGACGCTCCCTGCAGTGGTTTGGGTCAGAGGCCTAACATGAGCTACAGCTGGAGTCTGAAAGAAGTGTGCTCCTATCAGCCTCTGCAGAGAAAGCTCTTCACTACG GCTGTGCGTCTGTTGAAAAGAGGCGGTGTTTTGGTGTACAGCACCTGCACCGTGACGCTGGCGGAGAACGAAGAGCAGGTCGCCTGGGCTCTTAAGACCTTCCCCTGTCTAACACTAGAGCCACAG GTGCCTGCTTTAGGATCGGAGGGGATGCCGGGAGCGGGTCTGTCACGTGACCAGCGCTCACTGCTACAGAGATTTAGACCAGAGTTAGCGCGGAGAGGAGCGGGCGTCCCACATTCCCCCGAGAGCCTCCTACAAAACGCCTGCGCGGACACTATCGGCTTTTTCATTGCCAAGTTCATAAAAAG
- the nsun6 gene encoding tRNA (cytosine(72)-C(5))-methyltransferase NSUN6 isoform X2: protein MSVFPQLFMNPEVREHLRGVYTNDELLSESGEEEADLLFEALLSCLSHPPLFTCLRAGTHLHLLQDIQHRLQQHLAQDRCSSVYTHPQLPDVLLLPVHGPRSVDPLASEVIVGAQCGHAVLRGAHVFTPGILSTPKYMKAGEVVSVFSDVEGKCTRGAREFKGKKVFLGNGTSEVDRSEIFSPDGPGKGVAVRMTEPLYQSPSFDGVLTDQLFLQNLPSVVVGHVLGPRPGERVLDMCAAPGGKTTHIASLMRNQGTVVALEKIRSKMQKIVQNAQLLQLDCVRAYCCNSVRAVSSDPAQCGADGPPYPEESFDRVLLDAPCSGLGQRPNMSYSWSLKEVCSYQPLQRKLFTTAVRLLKRGGVLVYSTCTVTLAENEEQVAWALKTFPCLTLEPQVPALGSEGMPGAGLSRDQRSLLQRFRPELARRGAGVPHSPESLLQNACADTIGFFIAKFIKRSINERLTS from the exons ATGTCCGTTTTCCCTCAGCTTTTCATGAACCCTGAAGTGCGAGAACATCTTCGCGGTGTTTACACAAACGACGAG CTGCTGAGTGAGTCTGGTGAGGAGGAGGCTGACCTGCTGTTTGAAGCTCTCCTGTCCTGTCTGTCTCATCCTCCTCTCTTCACCTGTCTGAGAGCCGGCACACACCTGCACCTGCTTCAGGACATTCAGCACCGGCTCCAGCAGCATTTAGCACAG GACAGATGTTCATCCGTGTACACTCACCCACAGCTCCCAGATGTTCTGCTGCTGCCGGTCCACGGCCCTCG GTCCGTGGATCCGCTGGCCTCTGAAGTGATCGTTGGTGCTCAGTGCGGTCATGCTGTTCTTCGAGGAGCTCATGTGTTCACGCCTGGCATCCTCAGCACGCCGAAGT ACATGAAAGCGGGCGAGGTGGTGTCGGTGTTTTCTGATGTGGAGGGGAAGTGCACGCGCGGAGCCAGAGAGTTCAAGGGAAAGAAGGTGTTTCTGGGTAACGGGACTTCTGAGGTGGACCGCTCGGAAATATTCAGCCCCGATGGACCCGGGAA GGGTGTTGCCGTTCGAATGACCGAGCCTCTCTATCAAAGCCCGTCCTTTGATGGCGTTCTTACAGATCAGCTCTTTCTACAG AACCTGCCGTCTGTGGTCGTGGGTCATGTTTTAGGACCTCGTCCGGGAGAGAGAGTCCTGGACATGTGCGCCGCTCCCGGCGGAAAGACCACACACATCGCTTCTCTCATGCGAAACCAG GGCACCGTTGTGGCCTTGGAAAAGATCAGATCCAAAATGCAGAAGATCGTTCAGAACGCACAGCTGCTGCAGTTGGACTGCGTCCGAGCGTACTGCTGTAACAGCGTGCGTGCCGTGAGCTCAGATCCCGCTCAGTGCGGCGCAG ACGGTCCCCCGTATCCCGAGGAGAGTTTTGACAGGGTATTGTTAGACGCTCCCTGCAGTGGTTTGGGTCAGAGGCCTAACATGAGCTACAGCTGGAGTCTGAAAGAAGTGTGCTCCTATCAGCCTCTGCAGAGAAAGCTCTTCACTACG GCTGTGCGTCTGTTGAAAAGAGGCGGTGTTTTGGTGTACAGCACCTGCACCGTGACGCTGGCGGAGAACGAAGAGCAGGTCGCCTGGGCTCTTAAGACCTTCCCCTGTCTAACACTAGAGCCACAG GTGCCTGCTTTAGGATCGGAGGGGATGCCGGGAGCGGGTCTGTCACGTGACCAGCGCTCACTGCTACAGAGATTTAGACCAGAGTTAGCGCGGAGAGGAGCGGGCGTCCCACATTCCCCCGAGAGCCTCCTACAAAACGCCTGCGCGGACACTATCGGCTTTTTCATTGCCAAGTTCATAAAAAG
- the nsun6 gene encoding tRNA (cytosine(72)-C(5))-methyltransferase NSUN6 isoform X4 yields MNPEVREHLRGVYTNDELLSESGEEEADLLFEALLSCLSHPPLFTCLRAGTHLHLLQDIQHRLQQHLAQQDRCSSVYTHPQLPDVLLLPVHGPRSVDPLASEVIVGAQCGHAVLRGAHVFTPGILSTPKYMKAGEVVSVFSDVEGKCTRGAREFKGKKVFLGNGTSEVDRSEIFSPDGPGKGVAVRMTEPLYQSPSFDGVLTDQLFLQNLPSVVVGHVLGPRPGERVLDMCAAPGGKTTHIASLMRNQGTVVALEKIRSKMQKIVQNAQLLQLDCVRAYCCNSVRAVSSDPAQCGADGPPYPEESFDRVLLDAPCSGLGQRPNMSYSWSLKEVCSYQPLQRKLFTTAVRLLKRGGVLVYSTCTVTLAENEEQVAWALKTFPCLTLEPQVPALGSEGMPGAGLSRDQRSLLQRFRPELARRGAGVPHSPESLLQNACADTIGFFIAKFIKRSINERLTS; encoded by the exons ATGAACCCTGAAGTGCGAGAACATCTTCGCGGTGTTTACACAAACGACGAG CTGCTGAGTGAGTCTGGTGAGGAGGAGGCTGACCTGCTGTTTGAAGCTCTCCTGTCCTGTCTGTCTCATCCTCCTCTCTTCACCTGTCTGAGAGCCGGCACACACCTGCACCTGCTTCAGGACATTCAGCACCGGCTCCAGCAGCATTTAGCACAG CAGGACAGATGTTCATCCGTGTACACTCACCCACAGCTCCCAGATGTTCTGCTGCTGCCGGTCCACGGCCCTCG GTCCGTGGATCCGCTGGCCTCTGAAGTGATCGTTGGTGCTCAGTGCGGTCATGCTGTTCTTCGAGGAGCTCATGTGTTCACGCCTGGCATCCTCAGCACGCCGAAGT ACATGAAAGCGGGCGAGGTGGTGTCGGTGTTTTCTGATGTGGAGGGGAAGTGCACGCGCGGAGCCAGAGAGTTCAAGGGAAAGAAGGTGTTTCTGGGTAACGGGACTTCTGAGGTGGACCGCTCGGAAATATTCAGCCCCGATGGACCCGGGAA GGGTGTTGCCGTTCGAATGACCGAGCCTCTCTATCAAAGCCCGTCCTTTGATGGCGTTCTTACAGATCAGCTCTTTCTACAG AACCTGCCGTCTGTGGTCGTGGGTCATGTTTTAGGACCTCGTCCGGGAGAGAGAGTCCTGGACATGTGCGCCGCTCCCGGCGGAAAGACCACACACATCGCTTCTCTCATGCGAAACCAG GGCACCGTTGTGGCCTTGGAAAAGATCAGATCCAAAATGCAGAAGATCGTTCAGAACGCACAGCTGCTGCAGTTGGACTGCGTCCGAGCGTACTGCTGTAACAGCGTGCGTGCCGTGAGCTCAGATCCCGCTCAGTGCGGCGCAG ACGGTCCCCCGTATCCCGAGGAGAGTTTTGACAGGGTATTGTTAGACGCTCCCTGCAGTGGTTTGGGTCAGAGGCCTAACATGAGCTACAGCTGGAGTCTGAAAGAAGTGTGCTCCTATCAGCCTCTGCAGAGAAAGCTCTTCACTACG GCTGTGCGTCTGTTGAAAAGAGGCGGTGTTTTGGTGTACAGCACCTGCACCGTGACGCTGGCGGAGAACGAAGAGCAGGTCGCCTGGGCTCTTAAGACCTTCCCCTGTCTAACACTAGAGCCACAG GTGCCTGCTTTAGGATCGGAGGGGATGCCGGGAGCGGGTCTGTCACGTGACCAGCGCTCACTGCTACAGAGATTTAGACCAGAGTTAGCGCGGAGAGGAGCGGGCGTCCCACATTCCCCCGAGAGCCTCCTACAAAACGCCTGCGCGGACACTATCGGCTTTTTCATTGCCAAGTTCATAAAAAG
- the nsun6 gene encoding tRNA (cytosine(72)-C(5))-methyltransferase NSUN6 isoform X6: MGVSSHRQKTYMKKTCVYELMSCKKWPHKKQDRCSSVYTHPQLPDVLLLPVHGPRSVDPLASEVIVGAQCGHAVLRGAHVFTPGILSTPKYMKAGEVVSVFSDVEGKCTRGAREFKGKKVFLGNGTSEVDRSEIFSPDGPGKGVAVRMTEPLYQSPSFDGVLTDQLFLQNLPSVVVGHVLGPRPGERVLDMCAAPGGKTTHIASLMRNQGTVVALEKIRSKMQKIVQNAQLLQLDCVRAYCCNSVRAVSSDPAQCGADGPPYPEESFDRVLLDAPCSGLGQRPNMSYSWSLKEVCSYQPLQRKLFTTAVRLLKRGGVLVYSTCTVTLAENEEQVAWALKTFPCLTLEPQVPALGSEGMPGAGLSRDQRSLLQRFRPELARRGAGVPHSPESLLQNACADTIGFFIAKFIKRSINERLTS, encoded by the exons ATGGGCGTATCATCACACAGACAGAAGACGTATATGAAGAAGACATGCGTTTATGAACTAATGTCTTGCAAAAAATGGCCCCACAAAAAG CAGGACAGATGTTCATCCGTGTACACTCACCCACAGCTCCCAGATGTTCTGCTGCTGCCGGTCCACGGCCCTCG GTCCGTGGATCCGCTGGCCTCTGAAGTGATCGTTGGTGCTCAGTGCGGTCATGCTGTTCTTCGAGGAGCTCATGTGTTCACGCCTGGCATCCTCAGCACGCCGAAGT ACATGAAAGCGGGCGAGGTGGTGTCGGTGTTTTCTGATGTGGAGGGGAAGTGCACGCGCGGAGCCAGAGAGTTCAAGGGAAAGAAGGTGTTTCTGGGTAACGGGACTTCTGAGGTGGACCGCTCGGAAATATTCAGCCCCGATGGACCCGGGAA GGGTGTTGCCGTTCGAATGACCGAGCCTCTCTATCAAAGCCCGTCCTTTGATGGCGTTCTTACAGATCAGCTCTTTCTACAG AACCTGCCGTCTGTGGTCGTGGGTCATGTTTTAGGACCTCGTCCGGGAGAGAGAGTCCTGGACATGTGCGCCGCTCCCGGCGGAAAGACCACACACATCGCTTCTCTCATGCGAAACCAG GGCACCGTTGTGGCCTTGGAAAAGATCAGATCCAAAATGCAGAAGATCGTTCAGAACGCACAGCTGCTGCAGTTGGACTGCGTCCGAGCGTACTGCTGTAACAGCGTGCGTGCCGTGAGCTCAGATCCCGCTCAGTGCGGCGCAG ACGGTCCCCCGTATCCCGAGGAGAGTTTTGACAGGGTATTGTTAGACGCTCCCTGCAGTGGTTTGGGTCAGAGGCCTAACATGAGCTACAGCTGGAGTCTGAAAGAAGTGTGCTCCTATCAGCCTCTGCAGAGAAAGCTCTTCACTACG GCTGTGCGTCTGTTGAAAAGAGGCGGTGTTTTGGTGTACAGCACCTGCACCGTGACGCTGGCGGAGAACGAAGAGCAGGTCGCCTGGGCTCTTAAGACCTTCCCCTGTCTAACACTAGAGCCACAG GTGCCTGCTTTAGGATCGGAGGGGATGCCGGGAGCGGGTCTGTCACGTGACCAGCGCTCACTGCTACAGAGATTTAGACCAGAGTTAGCGCGGAGAGGAGCGGGCGTCCCACATTCCCCCGAGAGCCTCCTACAAAACGCCTGCGCGGACACTATCGGCTTTTTCATTGCCAAGTTCATAAAAAG